The following are from one region of the Nicotiana tabacum cultivar K326 chromosome 3, ASM71507v2, whole genome shotgun sequence genome:
- the LOC107776113 gene encoding ATP-dependent DNA helicase PIF1-like, producing MNVLVEDYEAQSKLNHEQAQAFKTILHSIDSGTTRLFFVNGPGGTGKIFLYHALLANVRSKGMIALATATSGVAAVILPGGRTAHSRFDISLQTNDTTMTKMSKQSSTTKLIRQAKLIIWDEAPMAKRQTIETVDRSFRDIMDVNAYFGGKVMVFGGDFRQVLPVVPKSTRVETVNTSLVKSYLWPLMEKIHFTTNMRSKADPNFTNFLLRVSNGDEQTVKDNLLSLPELIVVKHNSDERPDECLIREIFLSLHQHSSSAQFITERAILASRNEFVDQLNEMLIAKFFGESKIFISFASA from the coding sequence ATGAATGTACTTGTGGAAGATTATGAGGCACAATCAAAGTTGAATCATGAACAAGCACAAGCTTTCAAGACCATATTACATAGTATAGACTCTGGAACAACACGATTATTTTTTGTAAATGGACCTGGGGGAACTGGAAAAATATTCTTATATCATGCATTACTAGCAAATGTTAGATCAAAAGGTATGATAGCTTTGGCAACTGCAACCAGTGGTGTAGCAGCTGTAATATTACCAGGAGGTCGTACAGCTCACTCTAGATTTGACATATCTCTTCAAACAAATGATACAACTATGACAAAAATGTCAAAACAAAGTAGTACTACTAAGTTAATAAGACAAGCAAAAttaataatatgggatgaagcaccCATGGCAAAGCGTCAAACAATTGAAACAGTTGACAGGAGCTTTCGCGATATAATGGATGTCAATGCATATTTTGGTGGAAAAGTAATGGTCTTTGGAGGCGATTTCCGACAAGTATTGCCAGTTGTTCCAAAATCAACAAGAGTAGAGACGGTTAACACAAGTTTAGTGAAATCCTATTTATGGCCTTTAATGGAAAAGATACATTTCACAACTAATATGAGATCAAAAGCGGATCCAAATTTCACTAATTTCTTACTTCGTGTTAGTAATGGGGACGAGCAAACAGTAAAGGATAACTTATTAAGCCTTCCAGAACTAATAGTTGTCAAACACAATAGTGATGAAAGACCAGATGAATGCTtgataagagaaatatttctatcactACATCAACATTCCAGTTCTGCACAGTTCATAACAGAAAGAGCTATCTTAGCAAGTAGAAATGAATTTGTAGATCAACTAAATGAAATGTTGATAGCCAAGTTTTTTGGTGAAAGCAAGATATTTATTAGTTTTGCCTCTGCATAA